GTTTAAGCCCGCTTGGTGCATACGGATGTTAGTAGCATGACGTAGTTTGTGAGCAGTGAAAGGTAAGCCTTTGGTACATGGACAAGAAGCGGGAGCCGTTAGCTGAATAAGTTAACATAAATTAGATAAATAAATTGGCGATCGCACTTAGGCACACAGAGGTAACTCATGAGTGAGGAACAAAATAACAATCAGTCTGAAGTTGCTACTCCAGCAGAAAACTTCCCGGTTACTCGCACGCCACCTTGGGGTACTGTTACCGTCCTCGAAGAAGGTTCTCGCTATCGAATTAATCGTATCGAAGTTAAACCGGGACATCACATCAGTACCCAAATGCACTATCATCGCAGCGAACACTGGATTGTGGTTTCAGGGACGGCGAAGGTAATTTGTGATGGTAAGGAAACTTTGCTCACGCCGAAACAATCTACTTACGTTCCCATGAATACCCGTCATCGTGTCGAAAATCCTGGTGTCATTCCTTTGGTAATGATTGAAGTGCAGAATGGCGAATTTCTTGGCGATGAGGATATTCACCGTTTAACTGAAGAAGAGACTCAAACCGCTCAATGACACTAACTACTTCTCAGCTACTATCAGGATTAATGGGAGTTTGTGTTGGTGATGCTTTGGGCGTTTCAGTCGAATTTACTCCTCGCAGAATACTCCTGGAAAATCCTGTCATCGAAATGCAAGGCTTTGGAACTTACAATCAACCGCCTGGTACTTGGTCTGATGATAGTTCTCTCACCTTTTGTTTAGCTGAAGCTATGTGCGAGGGTGTATCGCCCACGACAGAATTATTAGCGAGAACTGGCGATAATTTTTGTCGCTGGTATGAGTCAGGTTTTTGGACTCCCCACGGTGTAGTTTTCGATATTGGTAATGCTACGGCTAGGGCAATTCGACGACTGCAAGCTGGTGTTTCTCCTACTGAAGCTGGGGGGACTGATGAAACAAGTAATGGCAATGGTTCGTTAATGCGGATTTTACCTGTTGCTTTTGCTTATGATTTGCTGGATTTTCCTCAGTTAATTGAGTTAGCGCATCAAATTTCTTGTTTGACTCACGCTCATCCGCGATCGCAAATTGGTTGTAGTATCTATATCAGTATCGCTGTTTGTCTCTTACAAGGTAAGCAACCTCATTCAGCTTATCTTGAAGCCATTCAACAAGTAGTACCAATTTACGCTCAACCACCCTACGCCTCGGAAAAACACCACTTCCAACGAGTTTTAGCTGGTAATATCGCCACTTTATCTCTTGCTGAAATTCGCTCTTCTGGCTATGTTGTTGATAGCTTAGAAGCGGCTTTATGGTGTTTCCTCAATAGCACTTCTTATTCTGAAGCTGTCTTGAAAGCAGTTAATTTAGGCGAAGATACAGATACTACTGCGGCGATTACTGGCGGTTTGGCAGGAATTTACTACGGTAGAGAAAATATTCCTTCTGACTGGAGCCAACAAATTGCTCGTCAAGATGAGATTATTGACTTAGCCTCTCGCTTACAAACTGCTCTTACTGTTTCTTGCTAGTAAATTTTCTGTGTACCTAAAAAATATCTCTATCTAAATTTCCAAGACATTTTCTCCAATCCATTGTAAGTATGATTGAGAACCTGCAATAAGAGGTAAAGCAATAATTTCTGGCACTTCATAAGAATGCAATTCTTTAATTTTTGCTTCTAACACCGGAAATAGAGCTAAATCACTCTTAATAATTAATTGCCACTCTTCCTCAGAATTCACTTTACCTTGCCAGGTATAAATAGAATTAACTGCTGTCAAACTAACACAAGCAGCTAATTTCGCCTCAACTAAAGCCGAAGCGATATTTTCCGCCTCCTTTTTTGTCGAAGCAGTTACTAACACCACACCATAACGCCGAGAAGTTGAAGACATTGATTGTTGCATTAACAAACCCTAACTAAACCGCAAATTGAGCTTGGAAATTTCCTGAGTGGCGCAAATGCTCATTTGATGGCTCTAAAAGAGTCCCAGCAACTTCAGCATCCTCAAAAATAGCACCACTCAATTCTGCTTCATTCAGATTAGCATCGCGCAAATCTGTTCTTCTCAAAATTGCTCCAGTTAAATTTGCCTCTTCTAAACTCGCTCCTGCTAAGTTAGCTCCTGTTAACTCTGCACCGCGTAAATTAACTCCCCGCAGACGTGCTTTCTGAAGATTAGCCGAATTTAAATTTGCACCTTCTAATGTAGCACCACCCAATCTCGACTCAGAAAGATTCACACCTTCTAAATCAACACCACTTAAATCTACATCCTTTAAAAATGACTTACTTAAATTAACCCCATTTAAACAAGCCCCATACAATTTTGCACCACTTAATCTTGCTTCATACAAATTAGCCCAACTTAAATTAACACCACTAAGATTTGCCTCGCGGAAATTAATTTTATGTAAATTTGCCCCGCATAGATTTGCTCCCCATAAATTTGCTCCTCTCAAGTTAGAGTGAGACAAATTTGCACCGCTTAATTTAGCTCGTGGCAGCTTCGATTTTACCATAAAAGCGCCACTCAGATTAGCTTTTGTCAATTCTGTTTCTACTAACTTAGTGTCACTAAGTTTAGCAAAATTCAAATTTGCCCAGTTAAGATTAGCACCACTTAAATCTGACTTAGTTAAGAAAGCGCGACTGAAATCAGCCCCCATCAGGTTAGCACCTGTAAGATTAACTTCAATCAACATTACACCTCTCAAGTCAGCCCCACTGAGATCTACTCCAGTGAAGTTTCTTATTCCTTGTTCATAAAGTCTACGCAATTGGCTAACTTTCATCCTGAAAAAACTCCTCTAGTTGGTTGTCAAAATGTTTTTTAAACCAACCTTGATTTAATCGGTAAAGTTAAAAAAGCAAAAATTTTATTTATTTTTAATAATAGCAAAAGCGATCGCACTTCTTTTATTTCTATTTTACCCACCCCATCTCGCTGAGGTGAAGATTATTAACAATCGTCACTAAATTTGTTGTAAATTTTTTTATCAAAAACATCTCCATTTAACGGATCTACTCAAATAACTTGATATAATTTCCGTGAGAATACGGTTGTCAAAAACCGTCCCCTAGGAGATGCCAGATCAGAAAGTCGCAGTTAGCATTAAACACCACGCACGCTAACTGCGAACTACGCCGATTCCGACCAAAATTATTGGTTTTCCTAGGTGCGAACAGGCGAAAGAGAGTAAACTTGACCGTCAATCAACAATCTCGTGATTCCCTTCGCTTGCAAATAGGAACTAACCTTTTTCAGCATTTTCCCGTCAGGAACCTTAATTACCCGCTCTCGGCGACTAGAAAAGCGTCGTGCAACGCGATGATTATCAAAAACAGGTAGCGTTGTCTGCTGAATTTCTTCCGGAGGAATCTTACCGAGGTCGGCAAAATCCTTTAAAGGTCGAGTAATTAACTCAGCCGCCCGATCTACTACCACATAACAAGTTCGAGGAAAACTTGCTTCCGATAAAGGGAGGACGCTGATCCCGCCAGTATAATAGCGAGGGCGAGGTTCTGGTTCGTAATCTTCGGTATCTTCTTCATCCTCCCAATCATCCTCATCATCGTATTCATCATCATCAT
Above is a window of Oscillatoria salina IIICB1 DNA encoding:
- a CDS encoding phosphomannose isomerase type II C-terminal cupin domain, yielding MSEEQNNNQSEVATPAENFPVTRTPPWGTVTVLEEGSRYRINRIEVKPGHHISTQMHYHRSEHWIVVSGTAKVICDGKETLLTPKQSTYVPMNTRHRVENPGVIPLVMIEVQNGEFLGDEDIHRLTEEETQTAQ
- a CDS encoding pentapeptide repeat-containing protein, whose translation is MKVSQLRRLYEQGIRNFTGVDLSGADLRGVMLIEVNLTGANLMGADFSRAFLTKSDLSGANLNWANLNFAKLSDTKLVETELTKANLSGAFMVKSKLPRAKLSGANLSHSNLRGANLWGANLCGANLHKINFREANLSGVNLSWANLYEARLSGAKLYGACLNGVNLSKSFLKDVDLSGVDLEGVNLSESRLGGATLEGANLNSANLQKARLRGVNLRGAELTGANLAGASLEEANLTGAILRRTDLRDANLNEAELSGAIFEDAEVAGTLLEPSNEHLRHSGNFQAQFAV
- the cutA gene encoding divalent-cation tolerance protein CutA produces the protein MQQSMSSTSRRYGVVLVTASTKKEAENIASALVEAKLAACVSLTAVNSIYTWQGKVNSEEEWQLIIKSDLALFPVLEAKIKELHSYEVPEIIALPLIAGSQSYLQWIGENVLEI
- a CDS encoding ADP-ribosylglycohydrolase family protein gives rise to the protein MTLTTSQLLSGLMGVCVGDALGVSVEFTPRRILLENPVIEMQGFGTYNQPPGTWSDDSSLTFCLAEAMCEGVSPTTELLARTGDNFCRWYESGFWTPHGVVFDIGNATARAIRRLQAGVSPTEAGGTDETSNGNGSLMRILPVAFAYDLLDFPQLIELAHQISCLTHAHPRSQIGCSIYISIAVCLLQGKQPHSAYLEAIQQVVPIYAQPPYASEKHHFQRVLAGNIATLSLAEIRSSGYVVDSLEAALWCFLNSTSYSEAVLKAVNLGEDTDTTAAITGGLAGIYYGRENIPSDWSQQIARQDEIIDLASRLQTALTVSC